GCCCTCAAAGCAGGGGGAACAGAGGTATCTTAGTGTTGGGAGCATTGATATCACCGGCGCGGATACCGCCATGGTGAAACTCAACTGCCATATGATGAACACAGACTATACGGATTATCTTTCTCTAATTCGGATTAACGAAAGATGGCAAATCGTTGCCAAGACATTTCATGCAACCCCCATTGAATAATCGAGGACCATCATGCCTTATGTAAATATAAAAATAACCCGTGAAGGCGGGACAACTGCCGCGCAAAAAGCCGAACTGATTGCGGGTGTCACCAACCTTCTGTCTGAAACACTCAACAAAAACCCGTCCACCACATTCGTTGTCATTGATGAAGTTGATCTGGATAACTGGGGTATCGGCGGATTACCAGTAGAGGATTATCGCAAAAAACACACCTGAAGATACGATTTCCTTTTCTTGTCTGCGCAAGCCTGCCAGAATTGACGGAAAAGGAGAAGTCCATGGATTTGGCAAAGCAGCATCTGGATATCGGTCTTTACACAAACAACAAAGACGCAATGCTGGAATTCTGGCAGCAGGAAATTGGCCTGCCATTCGATCATCTGGGTAAGCTGGGCGGGGGTATTCATCAACATCGTCATTTTCTAGGCGATGGCCCGACCGGTCCGATCCTGAAAATCAATCATGCCAGGGGGACGCTTGAAAATAATCGGCCCTCTGGCATCAGGGGTCTTTATATCGCACGGCGGGATCTTTCCGAACCAGTCGAAAAGACAGA
This region of Sneathiella aquimaris genomic DNA includes:
- a CDS encoding nuclear transport factor 2 family protein, whose protein sequence is MSSEHVQIGNLINQYYEGLFTCDVPLLQSVFHPKAQYYTRKNDDLLHYDMDEYFDVIRKRTPPSKQGEQRYLSVGSIDITGADTAMVKLNCHMMNTDYTDYLSLIRINERWQIVAKTFHATPIE
- a CDS encoding tautomerase family protein gives rise to the protein MPYVNIKITREGGTTAAQKAELIAGVTNLLSETLNKNPSTTFVVIDEVDLDNWGIGGLPVEDYRKKHT